A region from the Bubalus kerabau isolate K-KA32 ecotype Philippines breed swamp buffalo chromosome 12, PCC_UOA_SB_1v2, whole genome shotgun sequence genome encodes:
- the USPL1 gene encoding SUMO-specific isopeptidase USPL1 isoform X6 has translation MESPVFAFPLLLKIEPHIEQLFTYSFSWNFECSHCGHKYQNRCMKNLVTFTNVIPEWHPLKAAHFGPCNNCNNKSQIRKMVLEKVSLVFMLHFVEGLPHNDLQRYSFHSEGCLYQVTSVIQYQANNHFVTWILDADGSWLECDDLKGLCSERHETFQVPASEIHIVIWERKTSQMTDKAPACHPLKKTSDQYAFGDEKQASPAACSAGEAASAEPSSGTHPTDVSMVPNTLSQDEAIAPGHHSLPNLKGSVDSDILPLTLEEVQSNSEGFLLEHKPVAENAGVVEANTLQSKEPLIAFLVAPCEDKLTHNQSMDLSSSSQLLTMPSVQVSTEDTAVTQPVNDTQAGDLTQQVKSVDTEGIVALERNASLKQFLVAETAKLNPEQHVTSQVSDWKEKETTAFSQTVTAKPLQNPPLKENQKKPFVGSWVKGLLSKGVSFMPSCVSAHNRNTVTDLQPSVKGASNFGGFQTKGSNQKASQASRKAHRRAAKPPLLSNSPPSHQSPASTVSPPRADGTGDSEVWKRCESASCGAHLNHNSHGNENGVSSPNHGDTIEGQIHKLRLKLLKKLKAKKKKLAALMSSPQNGTLPSEPSEQVSHCGSPNDGESIEGLLQELQRQIDIADNKSGCTTVPGVSPYGGQSHEEILAELLSPATVVSTELSENGEADFRYLEVGDSHIPAPVPNELNSIAHNTHLRQEHNYCSPKKNQSELQPDSLTNNAFIRTLNSEGPMKTDIFDEFFSASALNSLANDTLDLPHFDEYLFENC, from the exons ATGGAAAGTCCTGTGTTTGCATTTCCCCTGCTCTTAAAAATAGAACCCCACATTGAACAGCTCTTCACATACTCTTTTTCTTGGAATTTTGAATGTTCACACTGTGGACACAAGTATCAAAACAG atgtatGAAGAATCTGGTCACCTTTACAAATGTCATCCCTGAGTGGCACCCACTTAAGGCTGCCCATTTTGGTCCATGTAACAATTGCAACAATAAGtcacaaataagaaaaatggTATTAGAAAA AGTCTCGCTCGTATTCATGTTGCACTTTGTGGAAGGCTTACCCCATAATGACTTGCAGCGCTATTCatttcattctgaaggctgtctttatCAAGTAACTTCTGTAATTCAGTACCAAGCAAATAATCATTTTGTAACATGGATTTTAGATGCTGATG GAAGTTGGCTAGAATGTGATGACTTAAAAGGCCTGTGTTCTGAAAGGCATGAGACATTTCAGGTTCCTGCTTCGGAGATACATATTGTTATTTGGGAAAGAAAAACATCCCAGATGACAgataaagcacctgcctgccatcCACTTAAAAAGACTAGTGACCAGTATGCTTTTGGCGATGAGAAGCAAGCGTCTCCAGCAGCATGTTCTGCAGGCGAAGCTGCCTCAGCTGAACCATCCTCAGGAACGCACCCCACAGATGTGTCCATGGTTCCTAATACCCTCTCACAGGATGAAGCCATAGCTCCTGGACATCATTCCCTTCCAAATCTGAAAGGTTCAGTTGACAGCGATATCTTACCTTTGACACTTGAAGAAGTACAGTCCAACTCTGAAGGTTTTTTATTAGAACACAAACCTGTGGCAGAAAATGCAGGGGTTGTTGAAGCAAACACTTTGCAGTCAAAGGAGCCACTCATAGCTTTTTTAGTGGCCCCATGCGAGGACAAGCTTACCCACAACCAGTCTATGGATTTAAGCTCTTCATCCCAACTCTTAACTATGCCATCAGTACAGGTGTCTACAGAAGATACTGCAGTTACTCAGCCTGTGAATGACACTCAGGCCGGTGACCTTACACAGCAAGTAAAGTCAGTAGACACTGAGGGTATAGTTGCCCTAGAGAGGAATGCTTCACTGAAACAATTTCTTGTAGCAGAAACGGCGAAGTTAAATCCAGAACAACATGTTACATCTCAGGTATCTgattggaaggaaaaagaaaccacAGCATTTTCTCAAACTGTAACAGCTAAGCCCTTACAGAATCCACCTCTGAAAGAGAATCAGAAGAAGCCATTTGTGGGAAGTTGGGTTAAAGGCTTATTAAGCAAGGGTGTTTCTTTTATGCCCTCTTGTGTTTCAGCTCATAACAGAAACACTGTGACTGATTTGCAGCCTTCAGTTAAGGGGGCAAGTAATTTTGGTGGCTTTCAAACTAAAGGTTCAAATCAAAAGGCCAGCCAGGCCTCCAGGAAAGCTCACAGGAGGGCAGCTAAGCCGCCTCTGCTGAGTAACTCTCCTCCAAGCCATCAGTCACCAGCCAGCACAGTTTCCCCTCCCCGTGCTGATGGCACTGGTGATTCGGAAGTTTGGAAGAGATGTGAAAGTGCCTCCTGTGGAGCTCACCTCAACCACAATTctcatggaaatgaaaatggtGTTTCTTCACCAAACCATGGAGACACAATTGAGGGTCAGATTCATAAACTCCGTCTAAAACTTCTTAAAAAACTTAaggcaaaaaagaagaaattagccGCTCTAATGTCTTCCCCCCAAAACGGAACACTTCCAAGTGAACCTTCGGAACAGGTGTCTCATTGTGGGTCTCCAAATGACGGTGAGTCAATAGAAGGCTTGCTACAAGAACTGCAGCGTCAAATTGACATTGCCGATAATAAATCAGGGTGCACCACGGTTCCTGGTGTTTCCCCGTACGGTGGTCAGTCGCATGAAGAAATTCTAGCAGAGTTACTGTCCCCAGCCACTGTGGTTTCAACAGAGCTCTCAGAAAACGGGGAGGCTGACTTCAGGTATTTAGAAGTGGGAGATAGTCACATCCCGGCACCAGTTCCCAATGAATTAAACAGTATTGCCCACAACACACATCTGAGGCAGGAGCATAATTACTGCAGCCCCAAGAAAAATCAGAGTGAACTTCAGCCAGATTCACTCACAAATAATGCCTTTATTAGAACATTGAACTCGGAAGGTCCCATGAAGACTGATATTTTTGATGAGTTTTTTTCTGCTTCAGCATTAAATTCTTTAGCAAATGACACATTAGACTTACCTCATTTTGATGAATATCTGTTTGAGAATTGTTGA